A stretch of Halocalculus aciditolerans DNA encodes these proteins:
- the serS gene encoding serine--tRNA ligase, which yields MLSRQFVRENPDVVRDALDKKGVDADLDRLLDVDEEWRNLKQKGDDLRHERNEVSSKIGQLKQEGKEEEAQDAIEKSGELKAELEEVEARADELESELERLLLTLPMIPHEDVPVGDSEEENVERRREGFDDLRDLPDDVVPHYDLGEELDILDFERGAKVSGGGFYFAKGEGARLEHALVQFMLDVHREQEYVDVFPPIPVNSESMQGTGQFPKFVEDAYRIGDVNEADYEDDDLWLLPTAEVPVTNMYRDEILLREDLPLKHQAYSPNFRREAGEHGTETRGIVRVHQFNKVEMVNFVEPDESYERFEGLVDEAEEVLRRLELPYRILEMCTGDLGFTQAKKYDLEVWAPGDDMADGPDVGGRWLEVSSVSNFEDFQARRAGIQYRPERHESAEYLHTLNGSGLAVPRIVVAILEYYQNDDGTVDVPDALQPYMNGQEVIEGGEKVGESALGAGE from the coding sequence ATGCTCAGCCGACAGTTCGTCCGGGAGAACCCGGACGTCGTGCGTGACGCCCTCGACAAGAAGGGCGTCGACGCCGACCTCGACCGACTGCTCGACGTCGACGAAGAGTGGCGCAACCTGAAGCAGAAGGGCGACGACCTCCGCCACGAACGCAACGAAGTCTCCTCGAAGATCGGCCAGCTGAAACAGGAGGGCAAAGAGGAGGAAGCCCAGGACGCCATCGAGAAGTCCGGTGAGCTGAAAGCCGAACTCGAGGAGGTCGAGGCGCGCGCGGACGAGCTGGAGTCGGAGCTCGAACGCCTCCTCCTCACCCTGCCGATGATCCCGCACGAGGACGTCCCCGTCGGCGACTCCGAGGAGGAGAACGTCGAGCGCCGCCGCGAGGGCTTCGACGACCTCCGTGACCTGCCCGACGACGTCGTCCCGCACTACGACCTCGGCGAGGAGTTGGATATCCTCGACTTCGAGCGCGGCGCGAAAGTCTCCGGTGGCGGGTTCTACTTCGCGAAGGGCGAGGGCGCGCGCTTAGAGCACGCGCTCGTCCAGTTCATGCTGGACGTCCACCGCGAGCAGGAGTACGTCGACGTGTTCCCGCCGATTCCCGTGAACTCGGAGTCGATGCAGGGCACGGGCCAGTTCCCGAAGTTCGTCGAGGACGCCTACCGCATCGGCGACGTGAACGAGGCCGACTACGAGGACGACGACCTCTGGCTCCTCCCGACCGCCGAAGTCCCCGTGACGAACATGTACCGGGACGAGATCCTCCTCAGAGAGGACCTCCCGCTCAAACACCAGGCCTACAGTCCGAACTTCCGCCGGGAGGCCGGCGAGCACGGCACGGAAACCCGCGGCATCGTGCGCGTCCACCAGTTCAACAAGGTCGAGATGGTGAACTTCGTCGAACCCGACGAGTCCTACGAGCGCTTCGAGGGCCTCGTCGACGAAGCCGAGGAAGTCCTCCGCCGCCTCGAACTCCCCTACCGCATCCTCGAGATGTGTACGGGCGACCTCGGGTTCACGCAGGCGAAGAAGTACGACCTCGAAGTCTGGGCCCCCGGCGACGACATGGCGGACGGCCCGGACGTCGGCGGCCGGTGGCTCGAGGTCTCCTCGGTCTCGAACTTCGAGGACTTCCAGGCGCGCCGCGCCGGCATCCAGTACCGACCGGAGCGCCACGAGTCCGCCGAGTACCTCCACACGCTCAACGGCTCGGGGCTCGCCGTCCCCCGCATCGTCGTCGCGATTCTGGAGTACTACCAGAACGACGACGGCACCGTCGACGTCCCCGACGCCCTCCAGCCGTACATGAACGGCCAGGAAGTCATCGAGGGAGGCGAGAAGGTCGGCGAGTCCGCGCTCGGTGCGGGAGAGTAA
- the glnA gene encoding type I glutamate--ammonia ligase, with protein sequence MTDGGLSETEQDVLDEIEEKNVDFLRLQFTDILGTVKNVSVPAEQAEKAFTDGIYFDGSSIEGFVRIQESDMRLKPDPETFAVLPWRDLDDGASARLICDVINTSTGEPFEGDPRRVLKNVLERAEDMGYTVNAAPEPEFFLFEEDERGRATTELSDFGGYFDLAPKDPASDVRRDIIRGLESMGFEIEASHHEVAESQHEINFEYDDALATADNVATFRTVVRAIAAEHDLHATFMPKPIANINGSGMHTHFSLFEDGENAFHDEDDDFNLSEVAHQFLAGILEHAPAITAISNPTVNSYKRLVPGYEAPVYVAWSDRNRSALIRKPAARIPAASRIEARFPDPSCNPYLAFAALISAGLDGIEKGLDAPDPVRENIYEFDEQKREEYGIETLPTNLGEAVDALETNDVVKDALGDHITNKFIEAKREEHTGYRVQVSDWELEQYLETF encoded by the coding sequence ATGACAGACGGCGGTCTGAGCGAGACGGAACAGGACGTGCTGGACGAGATCGAGGAGAAGAACGTTGACTTCCTCCGCCTCCAGTTCACGGACATCCTCGGCACGGTGAAGAACGTCTCCGTCCCCGCCGAGCAGGCGGAGAAGGCCTTCACCGACGGGATCTACTTCGACGGCTCCTCCATCGAGGGGTTCGTCCGGATTCAGGAGTCCGACATGCGCCTCAAGCCGGACCCCGAGACGTTCGCCGTGCTGCCGTGGCGGGACCTCGACGACGGCGCGTCCGCCCGCCTCATCTGCGACGTCATCAACACTTCCACGGGTGAGCCGTTCGAGGGCGACCCGCGCCGCGTCCTGAAGAACGTCCTCGAACGCGCCGAGGACATGGGGTACACGGTGAACGCCGCACCGGAGCCCGAGTTCTTCCTCTTCGAGGAGGACGAACGCGGCCGCGCGACGACGGAGCTCTCCGACTTCGGCGGCTACTTCGACCTCGCGCCGAAAGACCCCGCCTCCGACGTCCGCCGCGACATCATCCGCGGCCTGGAGTCGATGGGCTTCGAGATCGAGGCGTCCCACCACGAAGTCGCCGAATCCCAACACGAGATCAACTTCGAGTACGACGACGCGCTCGCGACCGCGGACAACGTCGCGACGTTCCGCACGGTCGTTCGCGCCATCGCCGCGGAGCACGACCTGCACGCGACGTTCATGCCGAAGCCCATCGCGAACATCAACGGCTCCGGGATGCACACGCACTTCTCGCTCTTCGAGGACGGCGAGAACGCGTTCCACGACGAGGACGACGACTTCAACCTCTCTGAGGTCGCCCACCAGTTCCTCGCGGGCATCCTCGAACACGCGCCCGCCATCACGGCGATTTCGAACCCGACCGTGAACTCCTACAAGCGCCTCGTCCCCGGCTACGAGGCCCCGGTCTACGTCGCGTGGTCCGACCGGAACCGCTCCGCGCTCATCCGGAAGCCCGCGGCGCGCATCCCGGCCGCGTCCCGCATCGAAGCGCGCTTCCCCGACCCGTCCTGCAACCCCTACCTCGCGTTCGCGGCGCTCATCAGCGCGGGCCTCGACGGCATCGAGAAGGGCCTCGACGCCCCCGACCCGGTCCGCGAGAACATCTACGAGTTCGACGAGCAGAAACGCGAGGAGTACGGCATCGAGACGCTCCCCACGAACCTCGGCGAAGCCGTGGACGCGCTCGAAACGAACGACGTCGTGAAAGACGCGCTCGGCGACCACATCACGAACAAGTTCATCGAGGCGAAACGCGAAGAACACACGGGCTACCGCGTCCAGGTCTCCGACTGGGAGCTGGAGCAGTACCTCGAGACGTTCTGA
- a CDS encoding YihY/virulence factor BrkB family protein: MTSPASLLDTGRAVVAEARDDQVTFLAAAVAYYGFVSLVPLLLLTIAVGTAVGASQVADAVVGATGAFLTPTGEALVRTALENAAGRGTATVAGALLLLWSGLRLFRGLDQAFADIYGKPNVEPLLQQVADGLLVLGSIAVAVVAMAALGVALPVLSTVSVPPVVGSLLLVVVLAVVFVPVYYIFPDVELDVEEAIPGAAFAAVGWTLFAEAFRVYAGYVGDYQLYGILGAAILVVTFLYIAGIVIMVGAVLNAVLAGRTEETDEPDDEVEPPEAAPDLAEMAGDLEAIRRRLDEKTVDRDDLERDLEGYVDARVRRNHARGWGPYLVLLYGTVMTLGAFFWLGGWASVAAMVVIWLSTLGLFTLMVLFGAGLNAAGMPGKVASWVNSRR; this comes from the coding sequence GTGACCTCTCCTGCTTCCCTCCTCGACACCGGCAGAGCCGTCGTCGCCGAAGCGCGCGACGACCAGGTGACGTTCCTCGCCGCCGCCGTCGCCTACTACGGCTTCGTCTCCCTCGTCCCGCTCCTCCTCCTCACCATCGCCGTCGGCACCGCCGTCGGCGCGAGCCAGGTCGCCGACGCCGTCGTCGGCGCGACCGGCGCGTTCCTCACGCCGACCGGCGAAGCCCTCGTCCGCACCGCCCTCGAAAACGCCGCCGGTCGCGGCACCGCCACCGTCGCCGGCGCGCTCCTCCTCCTCTGGTCCGGCCTCCGCCTCTTCCGCGGCCTCGACCAGGCGTTCGCCGACATCTACGGGAAACCGAACGTCGAACCCCTCCTCCAGCAGGTGGCGGACGGCCTCCTCGTCCTCGGCTCCATCGCCGTCGCCGTCGTCGCCATGGCCGCCCTCGGCGTCGCCCTCCCCGTCCTTTCTACCGTCTCTGTCCCGCCGGTCGTCGGCAGCCTCCTGCTCGTCGTCGTTCTCGCCGTCGTCTTCGTCCCGGTCTACTACATCTTCCCCGACGTCGAACTCGACGTCGAGGAGGCGATTCCGGGCGCGGCGTTCGCCGCCGTCGGCTGGACGCTGTTCGCCGAAGCCTTCCGCGTCTACGCCGGCTACGTCGGCGACTACCAGCTATACGGCATCCTCGGGGCCGCCATCCTCGTCGTCACCTTCCTCTACATTGCAGGTATCGTTATAATGGTCGGGGCGGTACTCAACGCCGTGCTCGCCGGACGGACCGAGGAGACCGACGAACCGGACGACGAAGTGGAGCCACCGGAGGCCGCGCCCGACCTCGCCGAGATGGCCGGTGACCTGGAAGCGATCCGCCGCCGCCTCGACGAGAAAACGGTCGACCGCGACGACTTGGAGCGCGACCTCGAAGGCTACGTGGACGCGCGCGTCCGCCGCAACCACGCCCGCGGCTGGGGGCCCTACCTCGTCCTCCTCTACGGGACCGTGATGACGCTCGGCGCGTTCTTCTGGCTCGGCGGCTGGGCGTCCGTCGCCGCCATGGTCGTCATCTGGCTCTCCACGCTCGGCCTCTTCACGCTCATGGTGCTCTTCGGCGCTGGCCTGAACGCCGCCGGCATGCCGGGGAAGGTCGCCTCCTGGGTCAACTCCCGCCGGTAA
- a CDS encoding RNA-guided endonuclease InsQ/TnpB family protein produces the protein MEVRRTAHVKLIVPEEYRDDLHESSRQFLHCANRTTEFCWTDHSYTECITANTTARDALYDELRDETDLTANLVQEAIRRGVQAVTGCVERWKQGKRVSQPEFTSWSMLYDKRSATFYRNKVSLSTVNGRVECDFELPADSPTPYEQYVLSEEFEFRASTLQYDAVNDEFYFHITTRKYDSEGAGESSGVSDDTEHQTVLGIDLGVNSLAVASTGRFWQGDDYDHWCREFEKRRGELQQRGTQAAHNALLRLGKREEWRKQYIHTVANELVSEAVKHDCDVIVFEDLTDIRERLSHAKWHHIWAFRRLFEYVSYKAPERGVSIEQVEPNHTSQRCSRIDCGFTHEDNRHGEHFKCQRCGYEVNADYNGAKNIGLRYARKQTHRLRSSPKSGSGDAEVDLRVTGGTLNGKSYRQIAGD, from the coding sequence ATGGAGGTCCGGCGTACTGCGCACGTCAAACTCATCGTTCCCGAGGAGTACCGCGATGACCTCCACGAATCTTCCCGACAATTCCTTCACTGTGCCAACCGCACCACTGAATTCTGTTGGACCGATCACTCCTACACCGAGTGCATCACGGCCAATACGACCGCACGAGATGCACTCTACGACGAACTCCGCGACGAAACCGACCTCACCGCGAATCTCGTTCAAGAAGCCATCCGACGGGGCGTCCAAGCTGTCACTGGATGCGTCGAACGGTGGAAACAAGGGAAACGAGTGAGCCAACCGGAGTTCACGTCGTGGAGTATGCTCTACGACAAACGCAGCGCCACCTTCTACCGGAACAAAGTCTCGCTCTCGACTGTCAACGGACGCGTTGAGTGCGACTTCGAACTCCCCGCGGACAGTCCCACACCGTATGAGCAGTACGTGCTATCCGAGGAGTTCGAGTTCCGAGCGAGTACGCTCCAGTACGACGCAGTGAACGACGAGTTCTATTTCCACATCACTACCCGGAAGTACGACTCCGAAGGAGCCGGCGAGTCGTCCGGGGTTTCGGACGATACTGAGCACCAAACAGTCCTCGGTATCGACCTCGGCGTCAACAGTCTCGCCGTCGCCTCCACCGGGCGCTTCTGGCAGGGAGACGACTACGACCACTGGTGCCGTGAGTTCGAAAAGCGACGTGGAGAGCTGCAACAACGCGGCACGCAAGCCGCGCACAACGCCCTACTTCGCCTCGGTAAGCGCGAAGAATGGCGGAAACAGTACATCCACACGGTCGCCAACGAACTTGTCTCTGAAGCCGTCAAACACGACTGTGACGTTATTGTGTTCGAGGACTTGACCGACATCCGAGAGCGCCTTTCGCACGCGAAGTGGCATCACATCTGGGCGTTCCGACGCCTCTTCGAGTACGTCTCCTACAAAGCGCCGGAGCGCGGCGTTTCCATTGAGCAGGTTGAGCCGAACCATACGTCTCAACGCTGTTCACGGATTGACTGCGGGTTCACGCACGAGGACAACCGTCACGGAGAACACTTCAAGTGCCAAAGGTGCGGGTACGAAGTGAACGCTGACTACAACGGTGCGAAGAACATCGGGCTACGCTACGCCCGAAAACAGACACACAGACTCCGTTCCTCGCCCAAGTCGGGGAGCGGAGACGCAGAAGTAGACCTGCGTGTGACTGGTGGGACGTTGAACGGCAAGAGTTACCGGCAGATTGCCGGAGACTGA
- the aceB gene encoding malate synthase AceB, with amino-acid sequence MTERSRTTDRHYERAFVRSFFTSPTAVDEDDSAKMLRRAAALRGMEAPDVWVPDNEDATAPSMRDEGVENIREVVAEHGGDFPGEIHPRVVWHRDDPATRYEGFQQMLAITDPDAGAVEHIDGFVIPEVGDVDDWKKADEALQRVETEHGLDPGSLSMSVIVESGEAELAMGDLRTEMGKPSNTLERLFLLVDGEVDYTKDMRAMTPTGELPAWPELRHNTSRGASAAGLIAVDGPYDDIRDVAGYRERMRENRAKGMTGIWALTPNQVVESNTAPLPPKTGRWLLHAGGRDIDLDREDDRHVYRGDAADLDALGDDRYRLRLGDDERELEAEELREALVDATSYVPSMTDIVDSMEEFEAAKENGRGAIAMTQSATLDIDGVTVDVEADRMWDEATYQAAKTPITLFQDVYAHRPDQREAFAERYGEAVVERATEVGDT; translated from the coding sequence ATGACTGAACGCTCGCGCACTACGGACCGGCACTACGAGCGCGCGTTCGTGCGGTCGTTCTTCACGTCGCCCACGGCGGTCGACGAGGACGACTCCGCGAAGATGCTGCGGCGCGCGGCCGCCCTCCGCGGGATGGAGGCTCCGGACGTCTGGGTGCCGGACAACGAGGACGCCACCGCGCCGTCGATGCGCGACGAGGGCGTCGAGAACATCCGAGAAGTCGTCGCCGAACACGGCGGCGACTTCCCGGGCGAGATTCACCCGCGCGTCGTCTGGCACCGCGACGACCCCGCGACGCGCTACGAGGGCTTCCAGCAGATGCTCGCTATCACCGACCCCGACGCGGGCGCGGTCGAGCACATCGACGGCTTCGTGATTCCCGAAGTCGGCGACGTGGACGACTGGAAGAAGGCCGACGAGGCCCTCCAGCGCGTCGAGACCGAACACGGCCTCGACCCGGGTAGCCTCTCGATGTCGGTCATCGTGGAGTCCGGGGAGGCCGAACTCGCGATGGGCGACCTCCGCACGGAGATGGGGAAGCCGTCGAACACGCTCGAACGGCTGTTCCTCCTCGTCGACGGCGAGGTCGACTACACGAAGGACATGCGCGCGATGACGCCGACGGGCGAACTCCCCGCGTGGCCGGAGCTCCGGCACAACACCTCGCGGGGCGCGAGCGCCGCCGGCCTGATCGCCGTGGACGGCCCCTACGACGACATCCGTGACGTCGCCGGCTACCGCGAGCGGATGCGCGAGAACCGCGCGAAGGGGATGACCGGCATCTGGGCGCTCACCCCGAACCAGGTCGTGGAGTCGAACACCGCGCCGCTCCCGCCGAAAACGGGGCGCTGGCTCCTCCACGCCGGCGGCCGCGACATCGACCTCGACCGCGAGGACGACCGCCACGTCTACCGCGGCGACGCCGCAGACCTCGACGCGCTCGGCGACGACCGCTACCGCCTCCGGCTCGGCGACGACGAACGCGAACTCGAAGCGGAGGAGCTCCGCGAGGCGCTCGTGGACGCGACCTCGTACGTCCCGAGCATGACCGACATCGTCGACTCGATGGAAGAGTTCGAAGCCGCGAAGGAGAATGGGAGGGGCGCGATCGCGATGACGCAGTCCGCGACGCTCGACATCGACGGCGTGACCGTCGACGTCGAGGCCGACCGGATGTGGGACGAAGCGACCTATCAGGCGGCGAAGACGCCGATAACGCTCTTCCAGGACGTCTACGCGCACCGGCCCGACCAGCGCGAGGCGTTCGCGGAGCGCTACGGCGAAGCCGTCGTCGAACGCGCCACGGAGGTGGGAGACACGTAA
- a CDS encoding DUF367 family protein, producing the protein MDLHVRYEGDDDPKKCTARKLARFDMATLHETARATPYGVVLNPHAEQALSPADDDHQTLVALDCSWETAERAMFEMDGDHRALPFLVAGNPVNHGRPFQLNTAEAFAAGLHILGYPNFAERVMGKFRWGHTFLELNEEPLRRYANAEDSTEVVEIQQEYLDMAEE; encoded by the coding sequence ATGGACCTGCACGTCCGCTACGAGGGCGACGACGACCCGAAGAAGTGCACGGCGCGGAAGCTCGCGCGCTTCGATATGGCGACCCTCCACGAGACGGCGCGTGCGACGCCGTACGGCGTCGTGCTCAATCCGCACGCGGAGCAGGCGCTCTCGCCGGCGGACGACGACCACCAGACGCTCGTCGCGCTCGACTGCTCGTGGGAAACGGCGGAGAGAGCGATGTTCGAGATGGACGGCGACCACCGCGCGCTCCCGTTCCTCGTCGCCGGGAACCCCGTGAATCACGGGCGGCCGTTCCAGCTCAACACGGCGGAGGCGTTCGCGGCCGGCCTCCACATCCTGGGCTATCCGAACTTCGCCGAACGCGTGATGGGGAAGTTCCGCTGGGGCCACACCTTCCTGGAACTGAACGAGGAGCCGCTTCGGAGATACGCGAACGCCGAGGACTCCACGGAAGTCGTCGAGATCCAGCAGGAGTACCTCGACATGGCCGAGGAGTGA
- the lrp gene encoding HTH-type transcriptional regulator Lrp: MTYENLDGQLINALLGDGRASLRSLAEDLDVSVTTVSNHLSDLEDAGVIKDYTPVVDYDALGYDVTAILQLKVEGNALPDLSDRLRGHKQMVSVYEVTGDYDIVAVGKFRDTDDMNHLIKKLLGDADIKESNTSVVLNAAAEHEQFELDVDE; the protein is encoded by the coding sequence ATGACCTACGAGAACCTCGACGGCCAACTCATCAACGCGCTGCTCGGCGACGGCCGCGCCAGCCTCCGCAGCCTCGCCGAAGACCTCGACGTCTCCGTCACTACCGTCTCCAACCACCTCTCCGACCTTGAAGACGCCGGCGTCATCAAAGACTACACGCCCGTCGTCGACTACGACGCCCTCGGCTACGACGTCACCGCTATCCTCCAGCTGAAGGTGGAGGGCAACGCCCTCCCCGACCTCTCCGACCGCCTGCGCGGCCACAAACAGATGGTCTCCGTTTACGAAGTCACCGGCGACTACGACATCGTCGCCGTCGGCAAATTCAGAGACACCGACGACATGAACCACCTCATCAAGAAACTCCTCGGCGACGCCGACATCAAGGAGTCCAACACCAGCGTCGTCCTCAACGCCGCCGCCGAACACGAACAGTTCGAACTCGACGTCGACGAGTGA
- the aceA gene encoding isocitrate lyase codes for MTDTTSQDYTYRDIDNPAGREFRRLLDEQEYTFAPGIYHALDARLAERAGLDAAYMSGYSTVLGQFGFPDLEMVSMTEMVENAKRMVDATNLPVIADCDTGYGGIHNVRRAVREYEKAGVAAIHIEDQTTPKRCGHIAGKQIVSREKARSRFEAAVDAKQSEDTVIIARTDAYGSANGDWEEHLERGRIYADAGVDLVWPEMPDPSREDAVEYAETIHETHPDLDLAFNYSSSFAWSEEEDPLTFEELGDLGYGYIFITLYGLHSGAHATFEDFQNIRENAEEAQFDLEDRYLGHETESHHDLSLVSRYQGIEKQFDPEARERIESSEGYSEDESDPISSGETPEPTQDD; via the coding sequence ATGACGGACACTACCAGCCAGGACTACACGTACCGCGACATCGACAACCCCGCCGGCCGCGAGTTCCGCCGCCTCCTCGACGAGCAGGAGTACACGTTCGCGCCCGGCATCTACCACGCGCTCGACGCTCGGCTCGCCGAACGCGCCGGTCTCGACGCCGCCTACATGAGCGGCTACTCCACCGTCCTCGGCCAGTTCGGTTTCCCTGATTTGGAGATGGTCTCCATGACGGAGATGGTCGAGAACGCAAAGCGCATGGTCGACGCCACGAACCTCCCCGTCATCGCGGACTGCGACACCGGCTACGGCGGCATCCACAACGTCCGCCGCGCCGTCCGCGAGTACGAGAAGGCCGGCGTCGCCGCCATCCACATCGAGGACCAGACCACGCCGAAGCGCTGCGGACACATCGCCGGGAAGCAGATCGTCTCCCGCGAGAAGGCGCGCTCGCGCTTCGAAGCCGCCGTCGACGCGAAGCAGTCCGAGGACACCGTCATCATCGCGCGCACGGACGCCTACGGCTCCGCGAACGGCGACTGGGAGGAACACTTAGAGCGCGGCCGAATCTACGCCGACGCCGGCGTCGACCTCGTCTGGCCGGAGATGCCCGACCCGAGCAGAGAGGACGCCGTCGAGTACGCCGAGACCATCCACGAGACGCACCCCGACCTCGACCTCGCCTTCAACTACTCCTCGTCGTTCGCGTGGAGCGAGGAGGAGGACCCGCTGACGTTCGAGGAGCTCGGCGACCTCGGCTACGGCTACATCTTCATCACGCTCTACGGCCTCCACTCGGGCGCGCACGCCACCTTCGAGGACTTCCAGAACATCCGTGAGAACGCCGAAGAAGCCCAGTTCGACCTAGAGGACCGCTATCTCGGCCACGAGACCGAATCCCACCACGACCTCTCGCTCGTCTCCCGCTATCAGGGTATCGAGAAGCAGTTCGACCCGGAGGCGCGCGAACGCATCGAATCCTCGGAGGGTTACAGCGAGGACGAATCCGACCCCATCAGCAGCGGGGAGACGCCCGAGCCGACGCAGGATGACTGA
- a CDS encoding tRNA (guanine(26)-N(2))-dimethyltransferase: MEITEGRVSVSVEEASGSGSGAAAGVFFNPDQELNRDVTVAALRTYRERERPSGAERGTPSYLDAMTASGIRGCRAAAEGFDVTMADVDDEAVALARDNLARNDLDADVVGEDANAVLHRRGRSFDVTDLDPFGTPTPFADAAFANTRDLVCVTATDTAPLCGAHFESGVRKYDAIPRNTEYHPEMGLRVLLSMLVRTAARYDVAARPVLSHVSDHYARTYLALDHGASVANQALEGLGWTYHCQQCLHRSFERGRVPDAPDECAHCGGDQVLVAGPVYLDRPHDPDFVAAVRGNLDDTMGARKRATRLLERIEGELDAPMHYDQHKLYKRWSEPAIGMDDFLEALREAGYEASRAHYGGTTFKTHASVAEIRDAVLDRSE; the protein is encoded by the coding sequence ATGGAAATCACGGAGGGACGGGTCTCCGTCTCGGTCGAGGAGGCGTCGGGGAGCGGGTCGGGCGCGGCGGCGGGCGTGTTCTTCAACCCCGATCAGGAACTCAACCGGGACGTCACGGTCGCGGCGCTCCGCACCTACCGGGAGCGCGAGCGACCCTCGGGCGCGGAACGCGGAACGCCGTCCTATCTCGACGCGATGACGGCGTCGGGCATCCGCGGGTGTCGCGCCGCCGCCGAGGGCTTCGACGTGACGATGGCGGACGTGGACGACGAGGCGGTCGCGCTCGCCCGCGACAACCTCGCGCGGAACGACCTCGACGCCGACGTCGTCGGCGAGGACGCGAACGCCGTCCTCCACCGTCGCGGGCGCTCCTTCGACGTCACCGACCTCGACCCGTTCGGCACGCCGACGCCGTTCGCGGACGCCGCGTTCGCGAACACCCGCGACCTCGTCTGTGTCACCGCCACCGACACCGCCCCGCTCTGCGGCGCGCACTTCGAATCCGGCGTGCGGAAGTACGACGCCATCCCGCGAAACACCGAGTACCACCCGGAGATGGGGCTTCGGGTCCTCCTCTCGATGCTCGTGCGCACGGCGGCGCGCTACGACGTCGCCGCCCGCCCCGTCCTCTCCCACGTCAGCGACCACTACGCGCGCACCTACCTCGCGCTCGACCACGGCGCGTCCGTCGCGAACCAGGCCTTAGAGGGACTCGGCTGGACGTACCACTGCCAGCAGTGCCTCCACCGCTCGTTCGAACGCGGCCGCGTCCCCGACGCCCCCGACGAGTGCGCGCACTGCGGCGGCGACCAGGTCCTCGTCGCCGGCCCCGTCTACCTCGACCGCCCGCACGACCCCGACTTCGTCGCGGCGGTCCGCGGGAACCTCGACGACACCATGGGCGCGCGGAAACGCGCCACACGACTCCTCGAACGCATCGAGGGAGAACTCGATGCCCCGATGCACTACGACCAGCACAAACTCTACAAGCGCTGGAGCGAGCCCGCCATCGGCATGGACGACTTCCTCGAAGCGCTCCGCGAGGCCGGCTACGAGGCGTCGCGCGCCCACTACGGCGGCACGACGTTCAAGACGCACGCGTCCGTCGCCGAGATCCGTGACGCCGTTCTCGACCGCTCGGAGTAG